The genomic segment TAGCGCGCCGAGTTCATCGAGCAACTGATCGGAATCCGGTTTCTGCCAGGGTTGATCGAGGGGAATATTGGTTTGCACCAGGCGAACCGCCACAGGATCACCGGAGGGCGTCCTCCCCAGCACGGGGAGAAACCAGGAAACCAGAACGATCGCCCCGGCCACCGCAGCCGCGGCTTGGCTGCGCTGCAACAAGGCGTATGCGATCAGACTGCTCACAAATGCTGCCAGGAAAGACAGACCATAGATGCCGGTCCACGCCACCATCTGCAGAATGCCGGCATAGGGAACCAGAGAATAGCCCGAAAGCATCCAGGGAAAACCCGAAAACAGGATCGATCGAAGCCACTCGACGGTGACCCACACGGGGGCGGCGAAGAACAAACCAGCGGCCCCGAATTTATGCAGCGCGAGGTGCAGGCCGAGCGCGAATAGGACAAAGTACAGGGCGTACATGAGAGCAAACAGCGCGCCCACACCTACTGACAGCGGGACCGACAGACCGCCGTAGATGGTCATGGTTTCGGTGATCCAGTAGAAGGTGCCGGAAAAGAACACAACGCCTGCGATGTAAGAGGCCAGCACGGTTTGAGCGACGGATTTTGCCTTGGCGATGGCAAAAATCAGCGGGCCGAGCGCGATCCAAGCCAGGGGATACAGGTCGGGCTTAGGTAGCGATAGAACCAGCAGAACCCCGGAAATTGCTGAAATCAGATATGTAGTCGCGGGCTTCTGCCCGCGTTCGGAGTTCGGGCGCGGGCTAAAGCCCGGGACTACATGCCCGATTTTGTCGGGGGGCGAAGCCAGTGTCATTTACCCAGTATAGGTTGATTCGGACAGCGCTTCGCGGAGTGCGATTCACTTTTTGGGCTGCGGGTCGTACTTTTCGTTTTTGAGCTTCTGCTTTACTTCTTCGGCTTCGGCCATATCGGTGAACGGTCCCACACGAACACGATACCAAGGGTTTGGATCACCGTCGGCCGGCGCGAGAATAAGCGCCCGGAATCCCTTTTTTTTCACTTCATCCAGAAGTTTGTAAGCGTCAGCGGCTTTTTTCAATGCCCCGATCTGATAACTGATCGCATTTGCCGGAGCGGGCGGCGGAGGCGGGGGTTTAACGGCGGACGGTTCGGGATCGGGGCCGGTTTTCTCAGGTGGATCGAGTGTTGCCGGCGCCGCTGCGGGCTCCGGATCAGGCTCCGCTTTGAGCTGGGGCGCCGGCTGCAGCGCAGCAGTCTGATCCTGTTTCTTGACGGAATCGTAGAACGTGAAATCCTCCTTCTCTTCCTTGGGCGCCGCCTTGGCTTCAGCCTTACCGGATGCGGTCGAAGCGGATGCCAGTTTCTGCCCCTCCGCCCGTCCGACGAGCATGCCCAGAATGAAGAAAATCGAGCACAACATCACGATGCCGGTAAATACGAAAAGCGTGAAGGTGTGCCCTTTCCACGTCGTCTGCTCTTCCATCATTTTCTGTCTCCATCTCGCGCCTTTATGAAGTAATCCATGATGTCGATTGGCAGCGGGAAGATGATTGTGGTGTTCTTCTCCGCGCCGATCTCCGTCAGGGTCTGGAGGTATCGGAGTTGCAACGCCACCGGCTGCGCCGCGATGGTATTGGCCGCCTCGGCTAAGGTCTTCGAAGCTTCGAACTCGCCTTGCGCGTGAATAACTTTCGCCAGCTTTTCCCGTTCGGCTTCGGCCTGCCGCGCCATTGCGCGCTGCATGTTTTCCGGGAGAT from the Terriglobia bacterium genome contains:
- a CDS encoding SPOR domain-containing protein codes for the protein MMEEQTTWKGHTFTLFVFTGIVMLCSIFFILGMLVGRAEGQKLASASTASGKAEAKAAPKEEKEDFTFYDSVKKQDQTAALQPAPQLKAEPDPEPAAAPATLDPPEKTGPDPEPSAVKPPPPPPAPANAISYQIGALKKAADAYKLLDEVKKKGFRALILAPADGDPNPWYRVRVGPFTDMAEAEEVKQKLKNEKYDPQPKK
- the lnt gene encoding apolipoprotein N-acyltransferase — translated: MTLASPPDKIGHVVPGFSPRPNSERGQKPATTYLISAISGVLLVLSLPKPDLYPLAWIALGPLIFAIAKAKSVAQTVLASYIAGVVFFSGTFYWITETMTIYGGLSVPLSVGVGALFALMYALYFVLFALGLHLALHKFGAAGLFFAAPVWVTVEWLRSILFSGFPWMLSGYSLVPYAGILQMVAWTGIYGLSFLAAFVSSLIAYALLQRSQAAAAVAGAIVLVSWFLPVLGRTPSGDPVAVRLVQTNIPLDQPWQKPDSDQLLDELGALSTRDTAKPKLVVWPETPAPFYLSDTGFRTRMQNMARKLGAYFLIGYIDAKGDEPSNSAALLNPQGDQVSRYDKMHLVPFGEYVPFKNLLFFASSLTREVGEFVPGTDYTISPMDGHPISTAICYESIFPDLVRQFVKKGSELIVVITNDGWFGQSSAPYQHLRMGVVRSVENHRWMVRTANTGISAIIDPYGKIESETPIGERMILDGSAQFRTDRTFYTEYGDVFAYLNVLAAIILLAWRSNARRAY